The following coding sequences are from one Treponema parvum window:
- a CDS encoding type I phosphomannose isomerase catalytic subunit, giving the protein MGKKLMLKLKPVLSEKIWGYELWIASTHFDGEQKEFSAALGGDYPLLVKLIQADDTLSIQVHPDDELALKFENLPRGKTECWYVLSAKPDSKLVYGLNGKYSAKELENAIKEKKLEQFLNTVEVHAGDFIFIPAGTVHAIGGGLRLLEVQQSSNITYRLYDWGRDRELHVDKGIKSIKNNGLQKVIKFPGKFDCEYFSLEEIDISGVYDFCVPSGKNIYDWQLVFALSGSGIIRTFQERDAGGKPKQENFTAEDIFALAPGEKISLNGNAKLMRIACKK; this is encoded by the coding sequence GTGGGAAAAAAACTGATGCTAAAACTTAAGCCCGTCTTGTCCGAAAAAATTTGGGGTTACGAGCTCTGGATAGCTTCTACGCATTTTGACGGCGAACAAAAAGAGTTTTCGGCAGCTCTCGGCGGCGATTACCCGCTATTGGTAAAACTTATACAGGCTGACGACACTCTTTCGATTCAGGTTCATCCGGACGACGAGCTTGCGCTGAAATTTGAAAATTTGCCGCGCGGAAAAACCGAGTGCTGGTATGTTTTATCTGCAAAGCCTGATTCAAAGCTTGTCTACGGACTCAACGGTAAGTATTCGGCAAAAGAACTTGAAAATGCAATAAAAGAAAAAAAACTCGAGCAGTTTTTGAACACGGTTGAGGTTCACGCGGGGGATTTTATTTTTATTCCTGCAGGAACCGTTCATGCTATAGGCGGAGGGCTCAGGCTGCTTGAAGTTCAGCAGTCGTCGAACATCACTTACAGGCTTTATGATTGGGGGCGGGACCGAGAACTTCACGTTGACAAGGGAATAAAATCGATTAAGAATAACGGCCTTCAAAAGGTAATAAAATTTCCCGGAAAATTCGACTGTGAATATTTTTCACTCGAAGAAATCGATATTTCAGGCGTCTATGATTTTTGTGTTCCTTCGGGAAAAAATATTTATGATTGGCAGCTCGTTTTTGCCCTTAGCGGAAGCGGAATTATAAGAACTTTTCAAGAAAGAGATGCGGGTGGAAAGCCGAAGCAGGAGAATTTTACGGCTGAAGATATTTTCGCCCTTGCGCCCGGAGAAAAAATCAGTCTTAACGGGAACGCAAAGCTTATGAGGATCGCTTGTAAAAAATGA
- a CDS encoding elongation factor G has product MDFETKNVRNAAISGHGQTGKTTLFEHLMFVGKAIAQTADVESGKTVSDNSPEEISRKISIYTTLSHLTWNNKILNIWDTPGSSDFVGEVISAFRSCEYALMLVDSRSGAQIETVKLWRDLDRRNKPRMVFMNRVDDDRGNVAAANKDIHDKFNVEITPITIPVGNGSAYKGVIDVLKGKMYKKPAPGEIEKAEEIPADYMEMYKNARDVIAGSAAEGDDDLLVKFIDEGQLSDEEISLGLKSAFAANKIVPVFAGDPINNSGLVSLLDFMADIAPSPLERLETAVTAENGTASVKILPDKPFSALVVKTAGDQFSGKLSYIKVLSGSLTPDVEVNNITRHKKEKIGKIYRCIGKKLEEVKAVAAGDICIASKLAATETSDTLAADPEAMCFKPLRHPDPVYSIAVAAADKKAEDKMSTQLSKAAETDRTLTFQYNAETRQNVLSGMGELQLSIILERIKADTGITVETSIPRIAYRETVQKKAEAEYTHKKQSGGHGQYARVVLSVQPLKRGEEYKFTNAVFGGAIPKNYIPGVEKGVKQAMEHGVLAGYPVTDIDVTVLDGKDHPVDSSDLAFQLAARNALSDAMVKASPILLEPILNLSVWVDTKYVGDIMSDLSSRRGRILGQNTIGSGIEEIKAQVPHAELLRYAIDLRAITSATGSFETSFDHYDPISGKTADNVIAEAKAFNAKLSEEKE; this is encoded by the coding sequence ATGGATTTTGAAACAAAAAACGTACGTAACGCTGCCATCTCAGGTCATGGGCAAACGGGAAAAACCACTTTGTTTGAACATCTTATGTTTGTCGGAAAGGCGATTGCTCAAACCGCCGACGTAGAATCCGGTAAGACCGTAAGCGATAATTCACCTGAAGAAATATCACGTAAAATTTCAATATATACGACTCTTTCGCATCTGACATGGAATAATAAAATTCTGAATATCTGGGACACTCCCGGTTCTTCCGATTTTGTAGGAGAAGTTATTTCAGCTTTTCGTTCGTGCGAATATGCGCTTATGCTTGTGGATTCAAGAAGCGGAGCGCAAATAGAAACGGTAAAACTTTGGCGTGATCTTGACAGGCGCAATAAACCGCGCATGGTGTTTATGAACCGCGTAGACGACGACAGAGGCAATGTGGCCGCCGCAAACAAGGATATTCACGATAAATTCAACGTAGAGATCACTCCTATCACAATTCCGGTAGGAAACGGCTCGGCATACAAAGGCGTGATCGACGTTCTTAAAGGTAAAATGTATAAAAAGCCGGCTCCGGGTGAAATCGAAAAAGCCGAAGAAATACCTGCCGATTATATGGAAATGTATAAAAACGCCCGCGACGTGATTGCAGGATCCGCAGCCGAAGGCGACGACGATTTGCTTGTAAAATTTATAGACGAAGGACAACTGTCGGACGAAGAGATAAGTTTGGGACTCAAGAGCGCTTTTGCGGCAAACAAAATAGTGCCTGTTTTCGCAGGCGATCCGATAAACAATTCGGGCCTTGTATCTTTGCTTGATTTTATGGCAGACATAGCGCCCTCTCCTTTAGAACGGCTTGAAACCGCAGTTACGGCCGAAAACGGAACGGCTTCCGTAAAAATTCTGCCGGACAAACCTTTTTCAGCGCTTGTGGTAAAGACGGCGGGAGATCAATTCAGCGGAAAACTTTCTTACATAAAGGTGCTTTCAGGAAGTTTAACTCCCGATGTAGAAGTGAACAATATAACACGGCATAAAAAAGAAAAGATCGGCAAAATTTACCGCTGTATCGGTAAAAAACTTGAAGAAGTTAAAGCCGTCGCCGCAGGCGATATATGCATAGCGTCAAAACTCGCCGCAACGGAAACGAGCGACACGCTCGCGGCCGACCCTGAGGCCATGTGTTTTAAACCGCTGCGTCATCCGGATCCTGTATATTCGATAGCCGTCGCCGCAGCCGACAAAAAAGCGGAAGATAAAATGAGCACCCAGCTTTCAAAAGCGGCGGAAACGGATCGAACGCTAACGTTCCAGTACAATGCGGAAACACGTCAAAATGTTTTAAGCGGAATGGGCGAACTGCAGCTAAGCATAATTCTTGAAAGAATAAAAGCCGACACCGGCATAACCGTCGAAACTTCCATACCGCGGATAGCCTACCGTGAAACGGTTCAAAAGAAAGCGGAAGCGGAATATACGCATAAAAAGCAATCTGGCGGACACGGTCAATACGCGCGCGTAGTCCTGTCGGTACAGCCTTTAAAACGCGGAGAGGAATACAAGTTTACAAACGCGGTATTCGGAGGCGCAATTCCTAAAAACTATATTCCGGGAGTTGAAAAAGGCGTAAAACAGGCAATGGAACACGGCGTTTTGGCGGGCTATCCTGTAACGGACATAGACGTTACGGTTCTTGACGGTAAAGATCACCCTGTAGATTCTTCGGATCTTGCCTTCCAGCTTGCGGCGCGGAACGCTTTGAGCGACGCGATGGTAAAGGCAAGCCCCATACTTTTGGAACCCATATTGAATCTTTCTGTCTGGGTGGACACAAAGTACGTAGGCGACATTATGTCGGATCTATCGTCAAGGCGCGGACGGATATTGGGACAAAACACAATAGGAAGCGGCATCGAAGAGATAAAGGCCCAAGTGCCTCATGCGGAGCTTTTGCGTTATGCGATAGATTTGCGCGCGATAACGAGCGCGACAGGCAGTTTTGAAACTTCTTTCGACCACTACGACCCGATAAGCGGAAAAACGGCCGACAACGTAATTGCCGAAGCAAAGGCCTTTAACGCCAAACTTTCCGAAGAAAAAGAGTAA
- a CDS encoding YebC/PmpR family DNA-binding transcriptional regulator: protein MSGHSKWATIKHAKGLADAKRGQIFTKFIKEISIAARMGGGDPNSNPRLRTAILKARASNMPKDNIERAIKKGTGELGGKVFEELVYEGYAAGGVAVMVEVLTDNKNRAAADVRNIFTKHGGNLGVSGSVSRMFTRKGTIAYDAEKVKEDEIMEPALDAGADDITNEDGIITVTTSAENFNTVMEALQAKGFESMSGEVGMVPESYQPVDKDTASKVQKLIDKLEENDDVQNVYHTAEYPEDFNPEE, encoded by the coding sequence ATGTCAGGACACAGTAAATGGGCGACCATTAAACATGCAAAAGGCCTTGCAGATGCAAAACGCGGCCAGATATTTACAAAATTCATTAAGGAAATTTCCATCGCGGCGCGCATGGGCGGCGGTGATCCCAATTCCAATCCCCGGCTGCGCACGGCCATTTTAAAGGCCAGGGCTTCGAACATGCCCAAAGACAACATTGAACGTGCGATCAAAAAAGGTACGGGAGAACTCGGCGGAAAGGTTTTTGAAGAGCTCGTGTACGAAGGATACGCTGCAGGAGGAGTCGCCGTCATGGTTGAAGTTCTTACGGACAATAAAAACCGTGCGGCAGCCGACGTTCGAAACATATTCACAAAACACGGCGGAAATCTCGGTGTCTCCGGATCCGTAAGCCGCATGTTTACAAGAAAGGGTACAATCGCTTACGATGCCGAAAAGGTAAAAGAAGATGAGATTATGGAACCTGCGCTTGACGCGGGAGCCGACGATATTACAAACGAAGACGGAATCATCACGGTAACTACTTCCGCTGAGAATTTCAATACTGTAATGGAAGCCCTGCAGGCGAAGGGATTTGAGTCCATGTCGGGCGAAGTGGGAATGGTTCCGGAATCATATCAACCTGTAGACAAGGATACGGCTTCGAAGGTTCAAAAATTGATTGATAAACTTGAAGAAAACGACGATGTTCAGAATGTGTATCACACGGCCGAATATCCCGAAGATTTTAACCCGGAAGAATAA